The proteins below come from a single Garra rufa chromosome 3, GarRuf1.0, whole genome shotgun sequence genomic window:
- the fbxl8 gene encoding F-box/LRR-repeat protein 8, whose translation MDLPEEILAHIFSFLPLQDKCNAFTVCKAWSYIMTHPSSWKDTEVRCESGTSVPDRYSALLPLVRNLKLRMCLTDPANRKTALWVLRQAVARGDGCLEGLSISCVGNTPLFYAGQDLQQGIVDILTNGSSLTVLDLRGVPFTLSDSFVRSVAMLCPALHSLYINNHSLVCGVNAETLRQALKCCRSLNVLGVFQASLSQDVFKDLMLPERPALKKLELRCERSLKYTIPLCDQIWLELKQRHPRLWVELELDHTLPELHVPGVLQPSIPVRYLRLLTWTLLLDEVRIVRQSYANTLEILEVQTVPSAELNAELIALAKQCVKLQEVHCYCVVSQEVITAFITNCPNLYRYTLKTNKEPHPWTSTNLKCSCTTLQSNQINL comes from the exons ATGGATCTGCCAGAAGAGatacttgcacatattttttctttCCTGCCTTTACAGGATAAATGCAATGCATTTACTGTTTGTAAGGCTTGGTCTTATATCATGACACACCCAAGCTCATGGAAAGACACTGAAGTCAG GTGCGAGTCAGGAACCAGTGTCCCCGACAGGTATTCTGCTCTTCTGCCATTGGTCAGAAATTTGAAACTGAGAATGTGTCTGACCGATCCAGCCAATCGCAAAACAGCACTGTGGGTGTTGCGGCAGGCAGTTGCCAGAGGTGACGGCTGTCTGGAAGGACTTTCCATCAGTTGTGTGGGGAACACGCCTCTCTTTTATGCTGGTCAGGACCTGCAGCAAGGCATAGTGGACATACTGACCAACGGGTCATCCCTAACCGTGCTTGACCTAAGGGGTGTACCCTTCACCCTCAGCGACTCCTTCGTTAGGAGTGTAGCCATGCTTTGCCCAGCTCTGCATAGCCTTTACATCAACAATCACTCTCTGGTGTGCGGCGTCAATGCCGAAACGCTGCGGCAAGCACTGAAATGCTGCCGTTCACTCAATGTTCTTGGAGTTTTTCAGGCTAGTCTGTCACAAGACGTCTTTAAAGATCTCATGTTGCCAGAACGACCAGCACTAAAGAAACTAGAGCTCCGTTGCGAACGCTCGCTCAAATACACCATACCTCTGTGTGACCAGATATGGTTAGAGTTAAAACAGAGACACCCGCGTCTCTGGGTGGAACTTGAGCTGGACCACACCCTGCCCGAATTGCACGTTCCAGGAGTACTGCAGCCCAGCATCCCTGTCCGATACCTTCGGCTGCTCACTTGGACATTGCTGTTGGATGAGGTTCGGATAGTTAGGCAGAGTTACGCAAACACGCTAGAGATTCTGGAGGTGCAGACAGTCCCGTCTGCTGAACTTAACGCTGAGCTGATAGCCTTAGCAAAGCAGTGTGTTAAGCTTCAGGAGGTTCACTGTTATTGTGTGGTCTCACAAGAAGTAATAACGGCATTCATCACCAACTGTCCAAATCTCTACAGATATACACTTAAAACAAATAAAGAGCCTCACCCATGGACCTCTACTAATCTCAAGTGCTCTTGCACTACACTTCAGTCTAATCAAATAAATTTGTGA
- the acd gene encoding adrenocortical dysplasia protein homolog, whose protein sequence is MNPPKIKRRRMAELEPWIEKLIQNYGESQCETTVKANVVGVCDISDSQRMEHTDACMLFMSDGSAVIPAVLSDAAWERLQDLEEMESFTGLHNAIVYIRSFELKFDMNPDLASCQFYLKVNQMNTICIASKQQHPPSCTTLASVRDQIIKTWRSLREGSASSASGVSLSSLLDVWHNDIIINILNDATEKITMAATYCPSVATPTHWHRERLHWRGQEQFIVPVPFLLIPEEQRELMTADPSADSESETPNDLAPPPEESHPTGASSANRTMAAQDGISGSCPDEGQSTLVHTRPEVLCGTGELSGDGESPWDMFTQEPALLSRRSTSDSNDPEQESQSLLKEATPLPIATSTQAQFPKQISGGVSVDGITLSQRPKPTQFSPSHSNDKSFRDPSQEQDKEHALSPPSWLIHNTAPPSEQRPLAHPPAGPKPLASPPTKARKVHSDGTPFSYLYQPQPQVATALGRFQIPGHLMQWAVRYLGTSDCADVSAEAGS, encoded by the exons ATGAATCCACCAAAGATAAAACGTCGCCGAATGGCTGAGCTAGAGCCGTGGATCGAGAAACTCATCCAAAACTACGGCGAAAGCCAGTGTGAAACGACTGTAAAAGCAAACGTGGTTGGG GTGTGTGATATATCAGACTCGCAGCGGATGGAGCACACAGATGCCTGTATGCTGTTCATGTCCGATGGGAGCGCTGTCATTCCCGCGGTGCTGAGCGACGCCGCGTGGGAGCGTCTGCAGGA cTTGGAGGAGATGGAGTCTTTCACAGGCCTGCACAATGCTATAGTATACATACGCAGCTTTGAGCTGAAATTCGACATGAACCCCGATCTG gcGTCTTGCCAGTTTTACTTGAAAGTCAATCAAATGAACACCATATGCATCGCCTCAAAGCAACAACACCCCCCCAGCTG TACAACTCTCGCATCAGTCAGAGATCAGATCATAAAGACGTGGAG GTCCCTCAGGGAGGGTTCAGCAAGTTCAGCCTCTG GGGTCTCGCTCTCATCTCTATTGGACGTGTGGCACAATGACATTATAATAAATATTCTGAATGATGCAACAGAGAAAATAACCATGGCTGCAACATATTGTCCAAGTGTGGCAACACCAACTCACTGGCACCGGGAGAGACTTCATTGGAGG GGACAGGAGCAGTTCATTGTCCCCGTGCCTTTTCTTCTCATCCCGGAGGAACAGAGGGAACTGATGACAGCTGATCCCA GTGCAGATAGCGAGAGCGAGACTCCAAATGACTTGGCCCCACCCCCTGAAGAATCACATCCAACCGGCGCTTCGAGTGCAAACCGAACAATGGCCGCTCAGGACGGTATAAGTGGCTCATGTCCAGATGAAGGGCAGTCTACTCTGGTGCACACAAGACCAG AGGTTTTGTGTGGAACGGGGGAGCTGTCTGGGGATGGAGAGAGCCCATGGGATATGTTCACACAAGAGCCGGCTCTATTAAGTAGACGTTCCACTTCAGACTCAAATG ACCCAGAACAAGAAAGTCAGTCACTTTTAAAGGAAGCCACCCCATTGCCTATAGCAACAAGCACCCAAGCCCAGTTCCCAAAGCAGATCTCAGGAGGGGTGTCGGTGGATGGCATTACTCTCAGTCAGAGACCCAAACCGACCCAGTTTAGTCCGTCCCACTCAAATGATAAGTCTTTCAGAGACCCTAGTCAGGAGCAAGACAAAGAGCATGCTCTGAGTCCTCCCTCGTGGCTCATCCATAATACAGCCCCACCCTCTGAGCAGAGGCCCCTAGCGCATCCACCTGCAGGCCCAAAGCCCTTAGCATCTCCACCCACCAAAGCCAGGAAA GTGCACTCAGATGGAACGCCTTTTTCCTATTTGTATCAGCCACAGCCTCAGGTTGCCACAGCCCTCGGCCGTTTCCA GATCCCAGGGCATCTGATGCAGTGGGCGGTGCGTTATCTGGGGACCTCCGACTGTGCAGATGTCAGCGCTGAAGCTGGTTCATAA
- the ogfod1 gene encoding prolyl 3-hydroxylase OGFOD1 translates to MPAKKRQNDPETGKKNKKEKRGELAVINSDLRDDAAQKAMRDAWQRKEGYTNGNIHLDCEPFPHCQITHFLQSESFVESLQTELLQLNFNSKSNDLYKFQQSDDLRERKEHHISQIRSVIFGEFRVWLSEVLQVDLEATVDISCAKYEHTDLLLCHDDELEGRRVAFILYLVPPWEVKDGGTLDLFSTDEHCQPVSVVKSLLPCWNSLVFFEVSPVSFHQVAEVLSEEKCRLSLSGWFHGPSLPRPSRYIEPPVPRHIHIPRDESLLFEWVNEMYLDPRYQARVQQEFEESSEICLPSFLQEEKLRQVRSALKSSEIQWERKGPPNKRCYGCADMQSVPTCVKECWELLSSESFFILLSNLTGLRLHYLCGDEDESENEEGKSETENGDGEGNTQAGGSGANADASSTEKKEKGPPTCVGELRSWAHGDYTLLHDSVKREYALDLQLHMGCAGWKSEFGGFTSYIAHDEDEELLTVYPEDNSLALVYRDKDTLKFIKHINNSSSSQLSSQNTTAFYDFSFNYYE, encoded by the exons ATGCCAGCTAAAAAACGACAGAATGATCCCGAAACAGGTAAAAAGAATAAGAAAGAGAAACGAGGTGAACTCGCCGTGATTAACTCGGATCTGAGGGACGACGCTGCCCAGAAAGCCATGAGAGACGCATGGCAGAGGAAAGAGGGCTACACTAATG GTAATATCCACCTGGACTGTGAGCCCTTCCCTCACTGTCAGATCACTCATTTCCTACAGAGTGAGAGCTTTGTGGAAAGTCTGCAAACAGAGCTCCTGCAGCTGAATTTCAACAGCAAGTCAAATGATTTGTATAAGTTTCAACAG TCAGATGacctgagagagagaaaagaacATCATATCTCACAAATAAG GTCAGTGATTTTTGGGGAGTTTCGTGTTTGGTTGTCAGAAGTGTTGCAGGTGGATCTGGAGGCGACTGTCGATATATCCTGTGCAAAGTACGAGCATACAG ATCTTTTGCTGTGTCATGATGATGAGCTGGAGGGACGAAGAGTTGCGTTCATCCTCTATCTGGTACCCCCCTGGGAGGTGAAAGATGGAGGGACACTGGACCTGTTCAGCACTGATG AACACTGTCAGCCTGTGAGTGTTGTCAAGTCTCTGCTTCCTTGCTGGAACTCTCTGGTGTTTTTTGAAGTGTCCCCCGTCTCCTTCCATCAG GTGGCAGAGGTTCTTTCTGAGGAGAAGTGTCGTTTATCTCTGAGTGGTTGGTTTCATGGCCCTTCTCTACCAAGACCCTCACGCTACATTGAACCCCCAGTTCCCCGTCACATTCATATCCCAAGAGAT GAGAGTTTGCTCTTTGAGTGGGTGAATGAGATGTACCTGGATCCTCGCTATCAGGCTCGGGTGCAGCAGGAATTCGAAGAGAGTTCTGAGATTTGCTTGCCTAGTTTCTTACAG GAGGAAAAACTGAGGCAGGTGCGTAGTGCACTAAAGTCGTCTGAAATCCAGTGGGAGAGGAAGGGGCCACCCAATAAGAG GTGTTATGGCTGTGCAGATATGCAGAGCGTCCCAACGTGTGTAAAGGAGTGCTGGGAACTCCTCTCTTCTGAGTCATTCTTCATCCTCTTATCCAACTTAACCGGTCTTCGTCTACACTATCTGTGCGGCGATGAGGATGAGAGTGAGAACGAAGAAGGAAAGAGTGAGACAGAGAACGGAGATGGAGAGGGAAATACACAAGCAGGAGGCTCTGGGGCTAATGCTGATGCTTCATCAactgaaaagaaagagaaag GACCTCCTACTTGTGTAGGAGAACTGCGTAGCTGGGCGCATGGAGATTATACATTGTTACATGACTCTGTCAAAAGAGAGTATGCATTGGATCTGCAGCTTCACATGGGCTGTGCAG GATGGAAGTCAGAGTTTGGAGGATTTACATCCTATATTGCACATGATGAAGATGAGGAG CTCCTGACAGTGTATCCTGAAGATAACTCCCTCGCTCTGGTCTACAGAGACAAAGACACCCTCAAGTTCATCAAGCATATCAATAATAGCAGCTCCAGCCAACTTTCTTCCCAGAATACCACAGCATTCTATGACTTCTCTTTTAACTACTACGAATGA